One genomic window of Candidatus Angelobacter sp. includes the following:
- a CDS encoding sugar phosphate isomerase/epimerase: MKSQSISRRGFLKTSAVAALAASVPASLFGAGKYGGNKIPFGLQLYSVREECGKDLDGTIAAVAKMGYKAVEFAGYYGRDAKSLRKLLDDVGLKCCGTHIGLDTLLGDNLPKTIEFNHTLGNEFLIVPSLPGKYTKTHQGWLGAADIFSGLADKVKPHGMRVGYHNHNIEFTPIDGEVPWDTFFNRTKKEVVIQFDMGNGVAQGGDPVVYLKRKPGRVASVHVKPYSKSKPNALIGDDEQNWPEIFRLCENVAGVEWYIVEYESDAYPPLISVEKTLEVMRRWGKC; encoded by the coding sequence ATGAAATCGCAATCCATCTCTCGACGCGGATTCCTAAAGACAAGTGCCGTTGCCGCTCTGGCTGCTTCCGTTCCCGCGAGTCTTTTCGGGGCCGGCAAATACGGTGGAAACAAGATCCCGTTCGGGCTGCAGCTCTATTCCGTGCGAGAGGAATGTGGGAAGGACCTGGACGGCACGATCGCCGCCGTGGCAAAGATGGGGTACAAGGCCGTCGAGTTCGCCGGCTATTACGGTCGCGACGCCAAATCGCTGCGCAAGCTGCTCGACGACGTCGGGCTCAAATGTTGCGGCACGCATATCGGCCTCGACACCTTGCTGGGCGACAACCTGCCGAAGACCATCGAATTCAACCACACGCTCGGCAACGAGTTCCTCATCGTGCCCAGTCTGCCGGGCAAATACACGAAGACGCATCAGGGCTGGCTGGGGGCTGCCGACATCTTCAGCGGGCTCGCTGACAAGGTGAAGCCGCACGGAATGCGCGTCGGCTACCACAACCACAACATCGAATTCACACCCATCGACGGCGAAGTGCCATGGGACACGTTTTTCAACCGGACGAAAAAGGAAGTCGTCATTCAGTTCGACATGGGCAACGGCGTGGCGCAGGGTGGCGATCCGGTCGTTTACCTCAAGAGGAAACCCGGTCGCGTCGCGAGCGTGCACGTAAAGCCCTATTCGAAATCGAAGCCCAACGCCCTCATCGGAGACGACGAACAAAACTGGCCGGAGATTTTCAGGCTGTGCGAAAACGTTGCCGGCGTGGAGTGGTACATCGTCGAATACGAAAGCGATGCCTACCCTCCATTGATCAGCGTCGAGAAAACTCTGGAAGTCATGCGCCGCTGGGGCAAGTGTTAA